Proteins encoded by one window of Streptomyces clavuligerus:
- a CDS encoding ABC transporter substrate-binding protein, which yields MRTARTVIGSALALALLLTGCADEDSRRRADGTIELRFHSLAWQRESVAATKALVREWNERNPAVQIRYVQGSWDSVHDQLLTSFEGGEAPDIVHDAADDLADFAYGGHLAELRGLLPEQLTADIPAAAWETTTFGGGIYGVPFLQEPRVIIANRKLLEGSGVRVPTVRRPWSWPEFREVARTVTDHLGEGRYAVAWPLREPVSATLNLGLSAGGRLFHRDGGGKVQIRFTDGDALVPGIIHDQVNTDRTASRTTLGVGGSDTLPGFFGGRYAMVPLGFSYRQQIARQAPEGFAWTVLPAPSGPGGPVQGVSPQTLSIAEDTPYKKEAARFIAFLLRPANMVRLARGDWMLPTGTRALAHPALRTPEDGWAVGAALARHLRSAPAQAVRGYPEWKDKVATPAYQEYYSGAIDRDELRKRLEEDGNLVLARYQR from the coding sequence ATGCGGACGGCACGGACGGTCATCGGGTCGGCCCTCGCCCTCGCCCTGCTGCTCACCGGCTGCGCGGACGAGGACTCCCGCCGCCGGGCCGACGGGACGATCGAGCTGCGCTTCCACTCCCTCGCCTGGCAACGGGAGTCCGTCGCGGCCACCAAGGCACTGGTCCGGGAGTGGAACGAACGGAACCCTGCCGTCCAGATCCGCTATGTCCAGGGGAGCTGGGACAGCGTCCACGACCAGTTGCTGACCTCCTTCGAGGGCGGCGAGGCCCCCGACATCGTCCATGACGCCGCCGACGACCTCGCCGACTTCGCCTACGGAGGCCACCTCGCGGAGCTGCGCGGGCTGCTGCCCGAGCAGCTCACCGCCGACATCCCGGCCGCCGCCTGGGAGACGACCACCTTCGGCGGCGGGATCTACGGCGTCCCCTTCCTCCAGGAGCCCCGGGTGATCATCGCCAACCGGAAGCTGCTGGAGGGGTCGGGGGTGCGCGTCCCCACCGTGCGCAGGCCCTGGAGCTGGCCGGAGTTCCGGGAGGTCGCCAGGACCGTCACCGACCACCTGGGCGAAGGGCGGTACGCGGTCGCGTGGCCGCTCAGGGAACCGGTGTCCGCCACCCTCAACCTCGGCCTGTCGGCGGGCGGACGGCTCTTCCACCGCGACGGCGGCGGAAAGGTGCAGATCCGTTTCACCGACGGGGACGCCCTGGTGCCCGGCATCATCCACGACCAGGTCAACACCGACCGCACCGCCTCCCGCACCACCCTGGGCGTCGGGGGCTCGGACACCCTTCCCGGCTTCTTCGGCGGCCGGTACGCGATGGTGCCGCTGGGCTTCTCGTACCGCCAGCAGATCGCGCGGCAGGCGCCCGAGGGCTTCGCGTGGACGGTGCTGCCCGCGCCCTCCGGGCCCGGCGGACCGGTACAGGGGGTCAGCCCGCAGACGCTGTCGATCGCCGAGGACACCCCGTACAAGAAGGAGGCCGCGCGGTTCATCGCCTTCCTGCTGCGGCCCGCGAACATGGTGCGCCTCGCCCGGGGCGACTGGATGCTGCCGACCGGGACCCGGGCCCTGGCCCATCCCGCGCTGCGCACACCCGAGGACGGCTGGGCCGTCGGCGCCGCGCTCGCCCGCCATCTGCGGTCCGCGCCCGCGCAGGCGGTCCGGGGCTACCCGGAGTGGAAGGACAAGGTGGCGACCCCCGCGTACCAGGAGTACTACAGCGGTGCGATCGACCGCGACGAGCTGAGGAAACGGCTGGAGGAGGACGGGAATCTGGTGCTCGCCCGCTATCAGCGCTGA
- a CDS encoding carbohydrate ABC transporter permease, with protein MRTGRAARAGQYLALTGYLVFLTVPFLWLLSLSFKPVRELASLHPTWLPRDPTLANFRQAFEEQPLLRAAGNSLVAAVSTALICVLIATPMAYVLARRRTPLTTAATGWVVVSQAFPFALVIIPLFLLLRNLRLVDSVPGLILVYVVWALPFALWMLVGHVRAIPPELEEAAAVDGAGRVRVLVSVVAPLLAPGLAATALFAFITAWNEFFFALVLLKTPESRTLPVVLTHFIGAEGVADLGPLAAAALVATVPSLVVFAVIQRRITSGIAAGAVRA; from the coding sequence ATCCGCACCGGCCGGGCCGCGCGGGCCGGACAGTACCTCGCGCTCACCGGCTATCTCGTCTTCCTCACCGTCCCCTTCCTCTGGCTGCTCTCCCTCTCCTTCAAGCCCGTCCGGGAGCTGGCCTCGCTCCACCCCACCTGGCTGCCCCGCGACCCCACCCTGGCCAACTTCCGGCAGGCGTTCGAGGAACAGCCCCTGCTGCGGGCGGCGGGCAACAGCCTGGTCGCCGCCGTGTCGACCGCCCTGATCTGTGTGCTGATCGCCACCCCGATGGCCTATGTCCTGGCCCGTCGGCGCACCCCGCTCACCACCGCCGCCACCGGCTGGGTCGTGGTCAGCCAGGCGTTCCCCTTCGCGCTGGTGATCATCCCGCTCTTTCTGCTGCTGCGGAATCTGCGGCTCGTCGACTCCGTCCCCGGGCTGATCCTGGTCTATGTGGTCTGGGCGCTCCCCTTCGCCCTGTGGATGCTCGTCGGCCATGTCCGCGCGATCCCCCCGGAGCTGGAGGAGGCGGCGGCCGTCGACGGCGCGGGCCGGGTCCGGGTCCTGGTCTCGGTCGTCGCGCCGCTGCTCGCCCCCGGTCTGGCCGCCACCGCGCTGTTCGCGTTCATCACCGCCTGGAACGAGTTCTTCTTCGCGCTGGTCCTGCTCAAGACCCCGGAGAGCCGGACCCTGCCGGTGGTGCTCACCCACTTCATCGGCGCGGAGGGCGTCGCGGACCTCGGCCCGCTGGCCGCCGCCGCGCTGGTGGCCACGGTTCCCTCGCTGGTCGTCTTCGCCGTGATCCAGCGGCGGATCACCAGCGGGATCGCGGCGGGGGCGGTGCGGGCCTGA
- a CDS encoding carbohydrate ABC transporter permease gives MTSTTSAPPPPTRRRPAARPVTRSRRGGGPARPLDHGAWFLVLPALIPILLLSVGPLLYGVALAFTDAQAGRTAPTRWIGTLNFSDLTRDTLFQESFGIGLLWAVGVTVPQFALALGLALLLDQELRLRWLARALVIIPWAMPEVVVGIMWRLVYHPDAGVLNETLRDLGLGTGRDWLTGLGTALPAVVLVGVWAGLPQTTVALLAGLQNTPRELHEAAALDGAGAWRRFRAVTWPALRPVALAITALNLIWNLNAFALVYVLTGGGPGGRTRLPALFVYEEAFRYGQFGYAAAMGCVLVAVVSVLLAVFLVGRLTGGDDR, from the coding sequence ATGACCTCCACCACCTCCGCACCCCCGCCCCCGACCCGCCGAAGACCGGCCGCACGGCCGGTCACGCGCTCCCGGCGCGGCGGTGGCCCGGCCCGGCCGCTCGACCACGGCGCCTGGTTCCTCGTCCTCCCCGCCCTGATCCCGATCCTGCTGCTCAGCGTCGGCCCCCTGCTCTACGGGGTCGCGCTCGCCTTCACGGACGCCCAGGCCGGGCGGACCGCCCCCACCCGGTGGATCGGCACGCTCAACTTCTCCGACCTCACCCGGGACACCCTCTTCCAGGAGTCCTTCGGCATCGGCCTGCTGTGGGCGGTCGGGGTCACGGTGCCGCAGTTCGCGCTCGCGCTCGGCCTCGCGCTCCTGCTCGATCAGGAGCTGCGGCTGCGCTGGCTCGCCCGTGCCCTGGTGATCATTCCCTGGGCCATGCCCGAGGTGGTCGTGGGCATCATGTGGCGGCTGGTCTACCACCCCGACGCGGGCGTCCTCAACGAGACCCTGCGCGATCTCGGCCTCGGCACGGGGCGCGACTGGCTGACCGGGCTCGGTACCGCGCTGCCTGCCGTCGTCCTCGTCGGAGTGTGGGCGGGGCTCCCGCAGACCACCGTCGCCCTGCTCGCCGGCCTCCAGAACACCCCCCGCGAGCTGCACGAGGCGGCGGCCCTCGACGGCGCCGGTGCCTGGCGCCGCTTCCGCGCCGTCACCTGGCCCGCGCTGCGGCCCGTCGCCCTCGCCATCACCGCGCTCAACCTCATCTGGAACCTCAACGCCTTCGCCCTCGTATACGTGCTCACCGGCGGCGGCCCCGGCGGACGCACCCGCCTCCCGGCGCTCTTCGTCTACGAGGAGGCGTTCCGCTACGGCCAGTTCGGCTACGCCGCCGCGATGGGCTGTGTCCTGGTGGCCGTGGTGTCGGTACTGCTCGCCGTGTTTCTCGTGGGACGGCTCACAGGGGGCGACGACCGATGA
- a CDS encoding phosphotransferase enzyme family protein has protein sequence MDEARAREVLAAAGEPDGAPLLALGENAVFAIGDTVVKVGRSPELLARAEREIAVGLWLAGAGVPAVRPADPVARLVDGHPVTRWHRLPDAVRPARAGDLAELLRLVHALPAPPVELPPRELLGGVERWLRLAGDAVDPADAAYLRERRDGFAGAAAALTPRLAPGPVHGDALLRNVHVGPQGPALVDLETFSSDLREHDLVVMALARDRYGLAPEAYDEFTRVYGWDVREWDGCAVLRGARETASCAWVAQHAPANPRAREEFARRVASLRDNRPEVRWYPF, from the coding sequence ATGGACGAGGCACGCGCGCGGGAGGTGCTGGCAGCGGCGGGTGAGCCGGACGGCGCCCCGCTGCTGGCGCTCGGGGAGAACGCGGTTTTCGCCATCGGCGACACGGTCGTGAAGGTCGGACGCTCCCCCGAGCTGCTGGCGCGGGCCGAGCGGGAGATCGCCGTGGGGCTGTGGCTGGCCGGGGCCGGGGTCCCGGCGGTGCGGCCCGCGGACCCGGTGGCCCGGCTCGTCGACGGCCATCCGGTGACCCGCTGGCACCGGCTGCCGGACGCGGTCCGCCCGGCCCGCGCCGGTGATCTGGCCGAGCTGCTGCGGCTGGTGCACGCGCTGCCCGCGCCGCCCGTGGAGCTGCCCCCGCGTGAGCTGCTGGGCGGGGTGGAGCGCTGGCTCCGGCTGGCCGGGGACGCCGTGGACCCGGCCGACGCCGCCTATCTGCGCGAACGGCGGGACGGCTTCGCCGGGGCCGCCGCGGCCCTGACCCCGCGGCTGGCACCGGGCCCCGTCCACGGCGACGCGCTGCTGCGCAATGTCCATGTCGGCCCGCAGGGCCCGGCCCTGGTGGACCTGGAGACCTTCTCCTCGGATCTGCGCGAGCACGATCTGGTGGTGATGGCGCTCGCCCGGGACCGGTACGGGCTCGCGCCCGAGGCGTACGACGAGTTCACCCGGGTGTACGGGTGGGACGTGCGCGAGTGGGACGGCTGCGCGGTGCTGCGCGGGGCGCGGGAGACCGCGAGCTGTGCGTGGGTCGCCCAGCACGCCCCGGCCAACCCCCGCGCCCGCGAGGAGTTCGCCCGCCGGGTGGCCTCCCTCCGCGACAACCGCCCCGAGGTCCGCTGGTACCCCTTCTGA
- a CDS encoding 3'-5' exonuclease, translating to MAWHGEPLVGFDLETTGTDPREARIVTAAVVEARAGEPVRRRTWLADPGVRIPAQASAIHGITSERAAAEGRPAREVADEVAAELCGYWARGVPVVAYNAAFDLSLLAAEIRRYGLPSLSDRLGGRPTGPVIDPYTIDRAVDRYRKGKRTLEAVSAEYGVPLEDAHDATADALAAVRVAGALALRHPSVAALDPARLHERQIVWYAEWAADFQAFLRRKGEADAVVDPHWPLREPAPLTV from the coding sequence ATGGCTTGGCACGGGGAACCGCTGGTCGGCTTCGACCTGGAGACGACGGGCACCGATCCACGGGAGGCGCGGATCGTGACCGCCGCCGTGGTCGAGGCACGGGCGGGGGAGCCGGTGCGCCGGCGGACCTGGCTCGCCGACCCCGGCGTCCGCATCCCCGCGCAGGCGTCGGCGATCCACGGCATCACCAGCGAGCGGGCCGCGGCCGAGGGCCGCCCGGCGCGGGAGGTCGCCGACGAGGTCGCCGCCGAGCTGTGCGGGTACTGGGCCCGGGGGGTCCCCGTGGTGGCGTACAACGCCGCGTTCGACCTGTCGCTGCTCGCGGCGGAGATACGGCGGTACGGACTGCCCTCGCTGAGCGACCGTCTGGGGGGCCGTCCGACCGGGCCCGTGATCGACCCCTACACCATCGACCGGGCCGTCGACCGCTACCGCAAGGGCAAGCGGACCCTGGAGGCGGTCAGCGCGGAGTACGGGGTGCCGCTGGAGGACGCCCACGACGCCACGGCGGACGCCCTCGCCGCGGTCCGGGTGGCGGGGGCCCTCGCCCTGCGCCACCCATCGGTCGCGGCACTGGACCCCGCCCGGCTGCACGAACGCCAGATCGTCTGGTACGCCGAGTGGGCGGCGGACTTCCAGGCGTTCCTGCGCCGCAAGGGCGAGGCGGACGCGGTGGTGGACCCGCACTGGCCACTGCGCGAGCCCGCCCCCCTCACCGTCTGA
- a CDS encoding SAV2148 family HEPN domain-containing protein encodes MSGGLELPPGDTGRDGDSPDVPPGAVSLARPMEIGAELDWDADAWGEVRTRAQRAGRAYVWLNLVEQRLRAVVAAVLRPIYEPVHHDDWVVAAAGPAGQEWVQRAVAVREVSRRKGYLLDPADDNVLSFLTLPQLRELMVQHWPCFEPYFDDRRDVELALDELEVARNVVSRNRALNEAVLAQAERASARLLAILGGGTGVPSADRLPVDAVEDLVGDRYADVVSVHPDRVRLQRQLPAEDLFGGARRLDAVGIGLNLLVQNFSGRRLVHLAESGCRARLLFLNPASSAVKRRERELGIRKGELSRTVEMNILHMRRVRSRLRDPGAFEIHVFDETPRFTAYLVDGDGPDGLAVVQTYLRRARGMEAPVLVLRGGRQVVRAGGDAEHGLFQTYREEFESEWADSRPVS; translated from the coding sequence GTGAGCGGAGGGCTGGAGCTGCCCCCCGGTGACACGGGTCGCGACGGGGACTCCCCCGACGTTCCGCCCGGGGCGGTCTCCCTCGCCAGGCCGATGGAGATCGGCGCGGAGCTGGACTGGGACGCGGACGCCTGGGGCGAGGTCCGTACCCGCGCCCAGCGCGCGGGCCGGGCCTATGTCTGGCTCAACCTGGTCGAACAGCGGCTGCGCGCCGTGGTGGCCGCGGTGCTGCGCCCCATCTACGAGCCCGTCCACCACGACGACTGGGTGGTCGCCGCGGCCGGTCCCGCGGGCCAGGAGTGGGTGCAGCGCGCCGTCGCCGTGCGGGAGGTCTCCCGGCGCAAGGGGTATCTGCTGGACCCCGCCGACGACAACGTCCTGTCCTTTCTGACGCTGCCCCAGCTCCGTGAGCTGATGGTCCAGCACTGGCCCTGCTTCGAGCCGTACTTCGACGACCGGCGCGATGTCGAGCTGGCCCTCGACGAACTGGAGGTCGCCCGCAATGTGGTCTCCCGCAACCGGGCGCTGAACGAGGCGGTCCTCGCCCAGGCGGAACGGGCGTCGGCCCGGCTGCTCGCGATCCTCGGCGGCGGGACCGGGGTGCCCTCGGCCGACCGGCTGCCCGTCGACGCGGTGGAGGACCTGGTCGGGGACCGGTACGCGGACGTGGTCTCGGTCCACCCCGACCGGGTGCGGCTCCAGCGGCAGCTTCCCGCGGAGGACCTGTTCGGCGGGGCGCGGCGGCTGGACGCCGTCGGCATAGGTCTCAATCTGCTGGTGCAGAACTTCTCCGGGCGCCGCCTCGTCCACCTCGCCGAGTCGGGCTGCCGGGCGCGGCTGCTCTTCCTCAACCCGGCGAGCAGCGCGGTCAAGCGCCGGGAGCGGGAGCTGGGGATCAGGAAGGGCGAGCTGAGCCGCACGGTGGAGATGAACATCCTCCATATGCGGCGGGTGCGGTCCCGGCTGCGGGACCCCGGGGCCTTCGAGATCCATGTCTTCGACGAGACCCCCCGCTTCACGGCCTATCTCGTCGACGGCGACGGGCCGGACGGGCTCGCGGTCGTCCAGACCTATCTGCGCCGGGCGCGCGGGATGGAAGCGCCGGTGCTGGTGCTGCGGGGCGGGCGCCAGGTGGTGCGCGCGGGCGGCGACGCCGAGCACGGGCTGTTCCAGACCTACCGCGAGGAGTTCGAGTCGGAGTGGGCCGACTCCCGGCCGGTCTCCTGA
- the glgX gene encoding glycogen debranching protein GlgX, with product MQVWPGQAYPLGATFDGAGTNFAVFSEAARRIDLCLLHDDGSETRTELRETDAFVRHAYVPGVMPGQRYGFRVRGPYAPEKGQRCNPAKLLLDPYARAMSGHIRWDESVYGYHFGRPDERNDLDSAPHTMASVVVNPYFDWGDDRSPRTEYHRTVIYEAHVKGLTMLHPELPPELRGTYAGLAHPAVISHLTELGVTTLELMPVHQFVHDHRLVDGGLSNYWGYNTIGFFAPHNAYASWGDRGGQVLEFKHAVRALHQAGIEVILDVVYNHTAEGSHLGPTLSFRGLDNASYYRLAENRRHYTDTTGTGNSLRMSNPHVLQLIMDSLRYWVSEMHVDGFRFDLAATLARQFHEVDRLSSFFDLVQQDPVVSQVKLIAEPWDLGEGGYQVGNFPPLWTEWNGKYRDTVRDLWRGVPRTLAEFASRLTGSSDLYQDDGRRPLASINFVTCHDGFTLRDLVSYDEKHNAANGEGGRDGEDHNRSWNCGAEGESDDPEVLELRARQTRNLIATLMLSQGVPMLSHGDEFGRTQGGNNNAYCQDNEVSWVRWPEPARHREPREHGERGEHGEHQQRGEHREPGEPGERGEDSLLAFVRAMVWLRRDHPVFRRRRFFHGGPVHGGRATAQDGPQDGGREGVPGGQGGGREPGTGGGPAGCAVPGCCDGPRAASDRSRGPLADIAWFTPQGTEMTQRDWQAARAGALSVFLNGSAISEPGPRGERITDDSFLLLVNAGAEELDFVVPQEPGTRWLTVVDTARRVGVPPGGGPELTAGEKVPLTGRSLVVLRRL from the coding sequence ATGCAGGTCTGGCCGGGACAGGCATATCCCCTCGGGGCCACCTTCGACGGCGCCGGCACCAACTTCGCGGTGTTCTCGGAGGCGGCGCGGCGGATCGACCTCTGTCTGCTGCACGACGACGGCTCCGAGACCCGGACGGAGCTGCGGGAGACCGACGCCTTCGTCCGGCACGCCTATGTACCGGGGGTGATGCCGGGTCAGCGATACGGCTTCCGGGTGCGCGGCCCGTACGCCCCGGAGAAGGGGCAGCGCTGCAATCCCGCCAAACTCCTCCTTGACCCGTACGCCCGTGCGATGAGCGGACACATTCGCTGGGACGAGTCGGTGTACGGCTATCACTTCGGCCGTCCGGACGAGCGCAACGACCTGGACTCCGCCCCGCACACCATGGCGTCCGTCGTCGTCAATCCGTACTTCGACTGGGGCGACGACCGCTCCCCCCGGACGGAGTACCACCGTACGGTGATCTACGAGGCGCATGTGAAGGGGCTGACGATGCTCCATCCGGAGCTGCCCCCGGAGCTGCGCGGCACCTACGCCGGGCTCGCCCACCCGGCGGTGATCTCCCATCTGACCGAGCTGGGGGTCACCACGCTGGAGCTGATGCCGGTGCATCAGTTCGTGCACGACCACCGGCTGGTGGACGGGGGCCTCTCCAACTACTGGGGTTACAACACCATCGGATTCTTCGCCCCGCACAACGCCTACGCCTCCTGGGGCGACCGGGGCGGCCAGGTACTGGAGTTCAAGCACGCGGTCCGGGCGCTGCACCAGGCGGGTATCGAGGTCATCCTGGACGTGGTCTACAACCACACCGCCGAGGGCAGCCATCTCGGCCCCACCCTCTCCTTCCGGGGGCTGGACAACGCCTCGTACTACCGGCTGGCCGAGAATCGCCGGCACTACACGGACACCACCGGAACCGGGAACTCCCTGCGGATGAGCAATCCGCATGTGCTTCAACTGATCATGGACTCGCTGCGCTACTGGGTGTCCGAGATGCATGTGGACGGCTTCCGCTTCGATCTGGCGGCGACCCTGGCCCGGCAGTTCCACGAGGTGGACCGGCTCTCCTCCTTCTTCGACCTGGTGCAGCAGGACCCGGTGGTCAGCCAGGTGAAGCTGATCGCGGAACCCTGGGACCTCGGCGAGGGCGGCTATCAGGTCGGCAACTTCCCCCCGCTGTGGACGGAGTGGAACGGCAAGTACCGGGACACCGTGCGGGATCTGTGGCGCGGGGTGCCGCGGACGCTCGCCGAGTTCGCGTCCCGGCTGACCGGCTCGTCCGACCTCTACCAGGACGACGGCCGCCGTCCGCTCGCCTCCATCAACTTCGTCACCTGCCACGACGGATTCACCCTGCGCGACCTGGTCTCGTACGACGAGAAGCACAACGCCGCGAACGGGGAGGGCGGACGGGACGGCGAGGACCACAACCGCTCCTGGAACTGCGGGGCCGAGGGCGAGAGCGACGACCCCGAGGTGCTGGAGCTGCGCGCCCGTCAGACGCGCAACCTCATCGCCACGCTGATGCTGTCCCAGGGGGTGCCGATGCTCAGCCACGGCGACGAGTTCGGGCGCACCCAGGGCGGCAACAACAACGCGTACTGCCAGGACAACGAGGTGTCCTGGGTCCGCTGGCCCGAACCCGCGAGGCACAGGGAGCCCAGAGAACACGGAGAACGCGGAGAACACGGCGAGCACCAGCAGCGCGGAGAGCACCGGGAGCCCGGGGAGCCCGGTGAACGCGGCGAGGACTCGCTGCTCGCGTTCGTGCGCGCGATGGTCTGGCTGCGGCGCGACCACCCGGTCTTCCGGCGGCGGCGCTTCTTCCACGGCGGCCCGGTGCACGGCGGCCGGGCCACGGCCCAGGACGGACCGCAGGACGGGGGGCGGGAGGGAGTGCCGGGCGGGCAGGGCGGCGGCCGGGAGCCGGGGACCGGCGGGGGCCCGGCGGGCTGCGCGGTCCCCGGGTGCTGCGACGGCCCCCGGGCGGCGTCCGACCGGAGCCGCGGCCCGCTGGCCGACATCGCCTGGTTCACCCCGCAGGGGACCGAGATGACCCAGCGGGACTGGCAGGCCGCGCGCGCCGGGGCGCTGTCGGTCTTCCTCAACGGGAGCGCCATCTCGGAGCCGGGGCCGCGCGGTGAGCGGATCACGGACGACTCGTTCCTGCTGCTCGTCAACGCGGGCGCGGAGGAGCTGGACTTCGTGGTGCCGCAGGAGCCGGGCACGCGCTGGCTGACGGTGGTGGACACGGCCCGCCGGGTGGGCGTGCCCCCGGGCGGCGGCCCCGAGCTGACGGCCGGGGAGAAGGTGCCGCTGACCGGCCGGAGCCTGGTGGTGCTGCGCCGCCTGTGA
- the treY gene encoding malto-oligosyltrehalose synthase, whose amino-acid sequence MNPTATYRLQLQPGFPFAAAQAAVPYIASLGVSHLHLSPVMEARPGSTHGYDVTDPTRVRRELGGEQGLRALAGTARAHGLGLVLDIVPNHMYAGPQENAALWDVLRSGPASPFARWFDIDWEAGGGRVLLPLLERPIGPDELRGMRVEGSVLHCAGQRLPLRDSTESLPLPELLDAQWYRLGWWRLGRTELTYRRFFTVLQLIGVRVEDPEVFDATHAKVIELVRDGVVEGLRVDHPDGLADPEAYLRRLDDAVGGGCWTVVEKILTGEERLPPGWPVAGTTGYDQLRRVDGLFTDPAGLAGLTGRYREFTGVAGDRGGLWEATVRRAAYRFTGHELAAEVNALTRLATRVCAGDLALRDHAPWALRTAVQELLVRVPVYRPYPIGGEDVLTVTAAAGAKAAFSVPEEAAAVDVVRDLALGRLGGSPSRDAFRARFAQTAAALRAKSVEDTAYYRYVPLLSANEVGGDPGAPAVCPDDFHAHSERLARDWPATGTVLTTHDTKRSADVRARIAVLSECPERWGAFLEQVTEESARVPGGRAPDPHLAWTAWQTAFGFGVPDGERLRDALLKGVREAALHTGWSEPDPVYESAVARFVAAGPLGPSLHTLRSLTRELAPYARANALGATLLQLTTVGVPDLYQGSEREYAALVDPDNRGPFREPEPDEKTALVRAALALRRERPEVFGPVGTYVPLRADGPAAGHCVAFCRTGEVVTAVTRLSLRLERAGGWGDTELALPAGRWAERLPGRERRHWDGGGEPVPLRELFARRPVALLARV is encoded by the coding sequence ATGAACCCCACCGCGACCTATCGGCTCCAGCTCCAGCCCGGCTTCCCCTTCGCCGCCGCCCAGGCCGCCGTGCCCTACATCGCCTCCCTGGGCGTGTCCCATCTGCATCTGTCGCCGGTCATGGAGGCGCGGCCGGGCTCGACCCACGGATACGACGTCACCGACCCCACCCGGGTACGGCGGGAACTGGGCGGCGAGCAGGGGCTGCGGGCCCTCGCCGGGACCGCGCGCGCCCACGGCCTCGGACTGGTGCTCGACATCGTGCCGAACCACATGTACGCCGGGCCGCAGGAGAACGCCGCGCTCTGGGACGTCCTGCGCTCGGGGCCCGCGTCGCCGTTCGCCCGCTGGTTCGACATCGACTGGGAGGCGGGCGGCGGGCGGGTGCTGCTGCCCCTGCTGGAGCGGCCCATCGGGCCGGACGAGCTGCGCGGGATGCGGGTCGAGGGCTCCGTACTGCACTGCGCCGGGCAGCGGCTCCCGCTGCGCGATTCGACCGAGTCCCTGCCGCTGCCGGAGCTGCTCGACGCCCAGTGGTACCGGCTGGGCTGGTGGCGGCTCGGCCGCACCGAGCTGACCTACCGGCGGTTCTTCACCGTCCTCCAGCTCATCGGGGTACGGGTGGAGGACCCGGAGGTCTTCGACGCCACCCACGCCAAGGTGATCGAACTGGTCCGGGACGGGGTGGTGGAGGGCCTGCGGGTCGACCACCCCGACGGGCTCGCGGACCCCGAGGCGTATCTGCGGCGGCTCGACGACGCGGTGGGCGGCGGCTGCTGGACCGTGGTCGAGAAGATCCTCACCGGCGAGGAACGGCTGCCCCCCGGCTGGCCGGTGGCGGGCACCACCGGCTACGACCAGCTCCGGCGCGTCGACGGGCTCTTCACCGACCCGGCCGGGCTGGCCGGGCTGACGGGGCGCTACCGGGAGTTCACGGGGGTCGCCGGGGACCGGGGCGGCCTCTGGGAGGCGACGGTGCGCCGGGCCGCGTACCGCTTCACCGGGCATGAGCTGGCCGCCGAGGTGAACGCGCTGACCCGGCTCGCGACCCGCGTCTGCGCCGGGGATCTCGCCCTGCGCGACCACGCCCCCTGGGCGCTGCGGACCGCGGTCCAGGAACTGCTGGTACGCGTTCCGGTCTACCGCCCGTACCCCATCGGCGGGGAGGACGTGCTCACCGTGACGGCCGCGGCGGGCGCCAAGGCGGCGTTCTCCGTGCCCGAGGAGGCGGCGGCGGTGGACGTCGTCCGGGATCTGGCCCTGGGGCGGCTGGGCGGGAGCCCGTCCCGGGACGCCTTCCGCGCCCGGTTCGCCCAGACGGCCGCCGCGCTGCGGGCCAAGTCCGTCGAGGACACCGCGTACTACCGCTATGTGCCGCTGCTCTCGGCCAACGAGGTCGGCGGGGACCCGGGGGCGCCCGCGGTCTGCCCGGACGACTTCCACGCGCACAGCGAGCGGCTCGCCCGCGACTGGCCCGCCACCGGGACCGTGCTCACCACCCACGACACCAAACGGAGTGCGGACGTCCGGGCGCGGATCGCGGTGCTGTCCGAGTGCCCGGAGCGGTGGGGCGCGTTCCTGGAGCAGGTCACCGAGGAGTCGGCCCGGGTACCGGGCGGCCGGGCCCCGGACCCCCATCTGGCGTGGACGGCCTGGCAGACCGCCTTCGGCTTCGGCGTCCCGGACGGCGAGCGGCTGCGGGACGCCCTGCTCAAGGGGGTGCGGGAGGCCGCGCTGCACACCGGCTGGAGCGAGCCCGACCCCGTGTACGAGAGTGCCGTGGCCCGCTTCGTGGCCGCCGGGCCGCTGGGTCCCTCCCTGCACACCCTGCGGTCCCTCACCCGCGAACTGGCCCCCTACGCACGGGCCAACGCGCTCGGCGCGACCCTGCTCCAGCTCACGACGGTGGGGGTGCCGGATCTCTACCAGGGCAGCGAACGGGAGTACGCGGCGCTGGTCGACCCGGACAACCGGGGGCCGTTCCGGGAGCCCGAGCCGGACGAGAAGACGGCGCTCGTCCGGGCGGCGCTGGCGCTGCGGCGGGAGCGGCCGGAGGTCTTCGGCCCCGTGGGGACCTATGTGCCGCTGCGGGCGGACGGACCGGCCGCCGGGCACTGCGTCGCCTTCTGCCGCACGGGAGAGGTGGTCACGGCGGTCACCCGGCTGTCGCTGCGGCTGGAGCGGGCGGGCGGCTGGGGCGACACGGAGCTGGCCCTCCCCGCCGGGCGGTGGGCGGAGCGGCTGCCGGGGCGGGAGCGGCGGCACTGGGACGGCGGCGGTGAGCCGGTGCCGCTGCGGGAGCTGTTCGCCCGGCGCCCGGTGGCGCTGCTGGCCCGGGTGTGA